From the Lepisosteus oculatus isolate fLepOcu1 chromosome 1, fLepOcu1.hap2, whole genome shotgun sequence genome, one window contains:
- the lmbr1l gene encoding limb region 1 homolog-like protein isoform X3: MQWLNGSLIHGLWNLVYLFSNLSLIFLMPFAYFFTESEGFVGSKKGVMARVYETAVVLLLLTLLVLGILWVASALIDHDSAARDSLYDLWECYLPYLYSCISLLGVLLLLLCTPFGLSRMFSVTGSLLVKPRLLEDVEDTMSCAVFEEASLSLKLTRKTSCWISLNIEVLKEEFLTIQAKRIALEMRRRASPWQRNLGYPLAMLLLLALTGACVLIVCFHVLELLFDETAMPRGMEDPRLGAASFSMFGSFGATVQVVLILYLMVSSVVGFYSSPLFTGLLPRTQDTTLTQIIGNCVALLVLSSALPVFSRTLGITRFDLLGDFGRYNWLGNFHIVFLYNMAFAGLTSACLMNKVSRAVRNELLRAFGLHRFRLPVSRARAASSQLASTSLLSNVQ; this comes from the exons GGCTGTGGAACCTAGTCTACCTCTTCTCCAACCTCTCCCTGATTTTCCTCATGCCCTTCGCCTACTTCTTCACCGAGTCCGAGGGCTTTGTCGGCTCCAAGAAG GGCGTGATGGCGCGTGTGTACGAGACGGCGGTGGTGCTCCTGCTCCTCACTCTGCTGGTCCTGGGGATCCTCTGGGTGGCGTCGGCACTCATCGATCACGATAGCGCGGCCCGCGACAGTCTATACG acctGTGGGAGTGCTACCTGCCCTACCTGTACTCCTGCATCTCTCTGCTCGGggtcctgctgctgctgt TGTGCACGCCCTTCGGACTCTCGCGCATGTTCAGTGTGACAGGGAGCCTGCTGGTGAAGCCCCGG CTCCTGGAGGATGTGGAGGACACCATGAGCTGTGCTGTGTTTGAAGAGGCGTCTCTGTCCCTGAAACTGACCC GCAAAACCTCCTGCTGGATCAGCCTGAACATCGAGGTTCTGAAGGAGGAGTTCCTCACCATCCAGGCCAAACGCATCGCACTGG AGATGCGGAGGCGAGCGTCTCCATGGCAGCGGAACCTGGGCTACCCCCTGGCCATGCTGCTGCTGCTCGCTCTGACG GGGGCCTGTGTCCTGATTGTGTGCTTCCATGTGCTGGAGCTGCTGTTCGATGAGACGGCCATGCCCCGGGGGATGgag gaccCTCGGCTCGGTGCCGCCTCCTTCTCCATGTTCGGCTCGTTTGGAGCGACAGTGCAGGTCGTCCTCATCCT GTACCTAATGGTGTCCTCAGTTGTGGGCTTTTACAGCTCTCCCCTCTTCACTGGGCTGCTGCCCCGCACTCAGGACACAACACTGACGCAG ATTATTGGCAACTGTGTCGCTTTGCTGGTCCTAAGCTCTGCACTGCCAGTCTTCTCCAGAACTCTGG gaatAACGCGGTTTGACCTGCTGGGTGACTTCGGCCGCTATAACTGGCTGGGGAACTTCCACATCGTGTTCCTGTACAACATGGCCTTTGCCGGCCTCACCTCTGCCTGCCTCATGAACAAGGTGTCCCGGGCTGTGCGGAACGAGCTGCTCCGTGCCTTCG GTCTCCACAGGTTCCGGCTTCCTGTGTCACGAGCCAGGGCTGCCTCCTCCCAGCTCGCCTCCACTAGCCTGCTTTCAAATGTCCAGTGA